A single genomic interval of bacterium harbors:
- a CDS encoding helix-turn-helix domain-containing protein, with protein MLNLDKKNIIAVIQDEISRSPKARYYHRLHVALYALKTGSCYKAASVYGHSPHSIYNWLHRLEENGLAGLQKSARQGRSPRLAMQEITSRADLSRSPKEFNYTQDVWTGKLLSEHLKNMHSISLHTRQCQNILKRFRSNSQNSKNSKINGKK; from the coding sequence GTGCTAAATCTAGATAAAAAAAATATTATTGCTGTGATTCAAGATGAAATATCCCGTTCTCCAAAAGCTCGCTATTATCACCGGCTGCATGTTGCCTTATACGCCCTAAAAACAGGCAGCTGTTATAAAGCTGCTTCTGTTTATGGGCATTCGCCACACAGTATTTATAATTGGCTTCATCGTCTTGAGGAAAATGGTCTGGCTGGATTGCAGAAAAGCGCGCGTCAAGGACGTTCTCCTAGACTTGCTATGCAGGAGATAACATCGCGCGCGGATTTGTCTCGCTCGCCTAAAGAGTTTAATTACACTCAAGATGTGTGGACCGGGAAATTGCTTTCAGAACACTTAAAAAATATGCATTCAATATCATTGCATACCCGTCAATGCCAAAACATTTTAAAGCGTTTTAGATCTAACTCGCAAAATTCTAAAAATAGTAAAATTAATGGTAAAAAATGA